A genomic region of Pseudomonas migulae contains the following coding sequences:
- a CDS encoding (2Fe-2S)-binding protein, whose protein sequence is MITLKLNGQDHQLDVTEDMPLLWAIRDVAGYNGTKFGCGMGLCGACTIHIEGAPARSCITPIGSVIGQNVTTIDNLHADPVGQIVQQAWLDTAVAQCGYCQGGQIMSATALLKTNPNPSDEQIEEAMVGNICRCGTYNRIKTAIRQASTHLKEAKA, encoded by the coding sequence ACCGAGGACATGCCGCTGCTCTGGGCCATCCGCGACGTGGCCGGTTACAACGGCACCAAGTTCGGCTGCGGCATGGGCCTGTGCGGCGCCTGCACCATTCATATCGAAGGCGCCCCGGCGCGCAGTTGCATCACGCCGATCGGCTCGGTGATCGGCCAGAACGTCACCACCATCGACAACCTGCACGCCGACCCGGTCGGGCAAATCGTCCAGCAAGCCTGGCTCGACACCGCCGTCGCCCAATGCGGTTACTGCCAGGGCGGGCAGATCATGTCCGCCACGGCACTGCTCAAGACCAACCCGAACCCGAGCGACGAACAGATCGAAGAGGCGATGGTCGGCAATATTTGCCGTTGCGGCACTTACAACCGCATCAAGACCGCCATCCGCCAGGCATCCACCCACCTGAAGGAGGCCAAGGCATGA